The sequence CGACGGCGACGCTGGCGACGAAACTGCGGCGGGAGCCAATCGAGGGAGCCATGCGTTCGGCGAGTGTTCGCAGAAACAAAGTCTCACCGCTTCGTCGTCGGTCGGTTCGCCACCGACGGGAGTCGCCGTCGAGACGCGGCGCTCACGAATCGGTCTCCAAAAAGCGAAGATCGCAGTCGGCGACGCCGAGGTTACTTGTGGCGGTCGAGCAGGTCGTAGCTACGCTCCCACTCGTAGTCGTCGTCGAAGTACCGCTCGGCCAGCGGCTCCTCGGGCATGTCGCCCGTGGCCTGCTTCTCCTGCTGGTAGGACGGTCGGTCCTCGTCGTGGTAGAAGCGCCCCGTCAGCACCTCACCCTCGTAGAGGGCGTCCTCGGCCTCCTGCATCATCTCCGACGCTTCGCCGCGGTCGGTGATGTCGAAGTCGTAGTCGTCGCTGTCCTGCACGTCGATGTACGGGACGTACTGCTTGGCGTCCTTGTTCCACGTCGGGCACTGCGTGAGGAAGTCCACGTGCGCGAACCCGTCGTGTTCCATCGCCTCCGTCAGAATCTCCTTCGCTTGGTTCGGGTTGACCGCCGCGGTCCGGGCGACGTAGGAGGCCCCGGAGGTCAGCGCGAGCGACAGTGGTCGAATCGGCTGTTTCGCGCTCCCGTGAGGCTGGGTCTTCGACTTGTGGCCCTTCGGACTGGTCGGGGAGGTCTGGCCCTTCGTCAGCCCGAAGATTTCGTTGTCGAAGACGATGTAGGTCATATCGTGGTTCTCGCGGGCGGTGTGCATGAAGTGGTTCCCGCCGATGCCGTAGCCGTCGCCGTCGCCACCCGCGGCGATGACTTCGAGGTCGGGGTTGGCCATCTTCGCCGCGCGAGCGACCGGCAGCGACCGGCCGTGGATGGAGTGGAACCCGTAGCTCTGGAAGTAGCTCGACAGCTTGCCCGAACAGCCGATACCCGTGACCAACAGGGTCTCCTCGGGCGTGCGACCGACTTCGGGCATCGCCTGCTTCAGCGCCTTCAGGACGCCGAAGTCCCCACAGCCCGGACACCACGTCGCCTGCGGTTCGATTTCGGGCGTGAACTCGTCTCGGTCTATCTCTCGTTCTTCACCGATTGCGTTGAATGCACTCATGATTAGTCACCCGTTGCGGATTCGATGCGGACGTTGTACTGGCTCAGGTCGGCGTCCCCGCCGAGTCGGCTCTCGAACCCGGAGACGACCTCCTCGGGCTCGAAGGGGTTGCCGTCGTACTTGAGCAGGCTGTACAGCTTCTCGCCGAAGCGACCGAGCTGACCCTGAACGTGACGGCGGAACTGCGCCGACGCGTTCATCTCCACGACGAGCGACTCGTCTACGTCTTCGAGGAACTGCGTCACCTCGTCCTTCGGGAACGGCATGATGTCGCTGACGTTCATCGCCTTGACCGAGTGACCGTCGTCGTTCAGGCGGTCCACGGCCTCCTCGATGACGCCCTTGGTCGAACCGAAGCTGAGGATGCCGTACTCGGCGTCTTCCGGCCCGTAGACGGGCTGGTGGTCGGCGTTCTCGGCCAACTCGTCGCGGATGGCGTCGAGCTTGCCCATCCGGCGGTTCATCTGGATGGTGCGGTTGTCGGCGTCCTCACTGATGTGGCCGACTTCGTTGTGTTCGTTACCCGACGCGAGGAAGTTCCCGCCCTTCTGGCCGGGAATCGACCGTCGGCTGACGCCGCCGAGGCCGCTCCCTTCTTCGTCGTCGTACATGTACCGCTTGAAGCGACCAGCCTCCTGCACTGCGTCTTCGAGGTCCTGCTCGGTCACGACGCTCCCGATGTCGGGGTTGGGCTCCTCGTCGAAGACCTCCTCGGGGACGGTCTGGTGGCCGCCCGAGAGCTTCTGGTCGTAGAGGACGATGGCCGGAATCTGGTACTCGTAGGCGATTTCGAAGGCCTTGCGAGTCTGCTCGTAACACTCCGCGGGGTCGCCCGGCGCGAAGACGACGCGGTTCGAGTCTCCCTGCGAGGTGTACAGGACGTGTTCGAGGTCGCCCTGCTCGGGCTTGGTCGGCATCCCCGTCGAGGGACCCGCGCGCATCGCTTCCACGAGGACGATGGGCGTCTCGGTAATCTCGGCGAGGCCGAGCGGTTCGGACATCAGCGCGAAGCCACCGCCCGACGAGCCGGACATCGCCTTCGCACCGGCGTGGCTCGCACCGATGGCGAGCGACGCCGCGGCGATTTCGTCCTCGACCTGCTCGGAGATGCCGCCCATGTCCGGCAGGTGCTGGGTCATGATGGTGAACACGTCGGTCCACGGGGTCATCGGATAACCCGAGATGAACCGACAGCCCTCGTCCAGCGAGCCGTAGGCGATGCCGTGCGAACCGGAGACGAGGACCTGCTCTTCGTCCTGCGTTCCCGTCGGAACTCGGATGTCGTGAGTGTGCTCGTAGTCCTCGTTGACCGACTCGTATGCCTCTTCGAGAATTTCGAGGTTGGCTTCCAGTACGTCGCCGCTCATCGCGTCGGACATCAGGCCCTCGATGTGTTCGAGGTCCATGTCCAGCAGCGCCGCGGTCGCGCCCACGCCCGCCGTGTTGCGCATGACCTCCCGGCCGTGTTCCTTGGCGAGACCCCGCAGGTCGAGGTCGTAGACGTGCCAGTCGTTCTCCTCGACGCGCTCGTCGAAGTTCTCGATTTCGCTGGCGTCGAGGAGTCCGGAGTCGTAGACGATGACGCCGCCCTCGCGGAGTTCGTCGAGGTTCTCCGAGAGGGGCTTTATCTCCTCGTTACCGTAGTAGGCTTCGTCCTGCGGGTTCCGAGCGAAGCTGTCGCCCAGCGCCAGCAGGAAGTTGTAGTTGTCTCCTCGGGACTTTACGGGCTCGTCTTTCGCCCGAATCTCTACGTACGTGTGGCCGCCGCGGATGCGCGACGGGTAGTGTCGGTGCGTGAAGACGTTCAGCCCCGAGCGCATCAGCGCCTTAGCGAAGTTCTGGCTCGTCGAGTCGATTCCGTCTCCGGAACCACCTGCGATTCGCCAGATGAGTTCGTCATCAGTCATATCTGTTGCTCACGGCCGTTAGGCCCAGTGGTTGAAAATAAATCGGGGAGTCAGTAAAGCCTTTGCTATAGATTAGCAAGGAATGTTCATGAGGGATTGGCGGTAATGGTGCCTTTCTGACCGATTTTCGTCCGCATGATTCGCAATACCGGTCGCCGGAGTACGCGACGAGAGGCTAATTCTATTCTGAATAGTGATACATAAGTTTATAAGAAAAAGAGAGGCAAACCGACCGCATGTCGAAGCCGACCTTGGTCGCTGTCGCCGTTCTCCTCGTCGTGACGACCACGGCCGCCGGAACGCTCGGTGCGGACGCCGTCTCCGTGACCGAATCGACTCCTTCGAACGAAGCGCCGCTCGCCGACGCGGGTCTCGACCAAGACGTGCGTCGCGGCGCGACCGTTCTCTTGGACGCCACGGGGTCGCGCGACCCCGACGGTCGCATCGAACGCTACGACTGGTCGATTCGAACTCCGTCCGGCGACGCGATTACCCCGGACTGTGCCGACTGCGCCCGGACGCGATTTACACCGACCGAGACCGGCCGCTATCGCGTCACGGTAACCGTCACCGACGACGACGGCGCGACGCGCTCGGACACGCTCTACGTGAACGTATCGCCCGGCGCGGCTCCGACAGTCTCCGTTTCGGGACCGACGAGTTCCACGACGGACTCCTCGGCGACCTACACCGCGACTCTCTCCGCCGGAGCGGCCGCGCTCGATTACGTCGTCTGGCGCGTCGCCGGGAATCGAATCGCCAACCACTCGCTCTCGCCCGGCCAGACGACCGACACCGTGTCGAAGTACTTCCCGACCGACGGGGAGCGTGAAGTAACCGCGACGGTCTACGACGCCGACGACCTGACGGCGACGAGTTCGCTCCCCGTCTCGGTCCAGTCGGAGTCGCCTTCGGAACGACCCGCAGAGCCGCCCTCCTCGAACACGAAGACTGCCGCCCGAAACTCACCGCACATCGTTGGCGACGAACTCCTCACCGGGTCGAGACCGTTCCGCGGTCGGTACGACGTTCGACTCGACGCTCCGAACGGTGCCGTCTCCTCGGTCGAGTGGCGGAGCAGTACTGGTCGGATCGGTAAGGGCCACTCGCTGAATCGGTCGTGGGAGCCGGGCGAACACGAACTCTACGCCGTCGTCACGTACGACGACGGTTCGACCAACGTCGCCACCTTCGCTGGCGGCACGACGACGGTTACCGTCGACTCGGAGCCGAGCGTGTCGTTCGAATCGCTCGACCGATACGGCTCGATTTCGGGGACTGTCGAGGGAATCGACGAGTACGATAACCTGAACGGACTTCGCGTCGAAGTAGATGGCGAAACAGTCGCCGTTGCCAGGGACGATCTGCGCAGCGGCTATCGTCGTGGTTTCGGTCGTCAGCGGACGCTGAAATTCTCTCACACCGAATTCACGCCCGGAGAGAAGTATACCGTCTCTGCCATTGCTACTGACAAACGAGGCCAGACTGCTCGGGTAAGCCGTGAAATCGTTCCGGTTGAGAAACCCGAGATTGTCCGATCCGAGTTCGTTAACGGGCCCGTTGACTCGTATCACGAACGTATTGATCCTAAGCGATACACTGCTCATCACGTCTTGGTGGTCAATTTGAACGGTGTAGACTCTAAAAGACTGGAGATTAATCTTAGACCAGAAGATAGACGTCTAAAAAGAATAAATACTAACGATTATAATTGGATACAGAAGAAAAACGGGGATAGACTCATCGTACATTCCTTTTGGGCAGGAGAAATACCAAGAATGTACGATATACTTATTGATTTGAATATACAAGCAAGTAGTGGAGAGGAATTCACAGGGACAAAAACGTCAAGCTCATTTGCAGCAACCCCGAGTAAACCAGAGCTTCGGCTAAATGTAATGAACGACGGAACGGAAAAGTACATCACTAGAGAACATGGCATCTTGGTGAATGCCTCTAGGTCGTTCGACCCAGACGGGACCGACCTCAAATACATTTGGAAGTACGGTGCAGAGCCGACGAAACCCGACAACACGACTGCCAAATTCCGTTCGTACGAGCGCGCCGCGAGTATCGTTGAGGATGGCTACGACCTGCAATCGAAGCGCAACTTCGATTTCCTCGACTACTTTACGCCGGATATCTCTGAAACGAGAGTTCTAACTGAAAAACCGTACGCGGACAAGGAGACTGTTCGAATCCGCGTCGCGACCGAACCCTATCACTTCTCGAAACAGACGTATTACGCGGACTTCTCGCTTGGAATCGCGGTATCGAACCCCGAAGCGAACGTCGTCGAGTGGAAGAGCGTCGAAGCGGAGCAAAGCGGACACTCGGACGCGACGGAGGACCCGTACCGCTACGTCGGAATAATTGAGATTCCGACCGAGGCACTTACTTCGGCTGCACGTTCCCCGACTGTAGCGGTCTACAACGAGGAGAACACCCGGAAAAGGAGCGAAACGAACCTCCCGACAATCGCTACTTCGGAGAGTAGCAAGTACTGGACCGACGTTACCGTCCGAAACCTCTCGTATCTAGTCGAGAAATCTCGAACGAGGAGAGTGACGGTCGATACGGAAGAGCGGCGAAACACGTATCTGAAAGAGGGATACGAAATCGAACAGACGAACGAAGAAACGAACTACGTTCTCGAAGAGCGGAGCAAAATAGCGGATGCAGAGTACGAAACCAAGACGCAGCGTTTCGACAGTCAGCGTCTTCGAAGGGTGTTCCTTAGTCACTCGAACGAATGGTACGCCTCCGGACGCTACCAGACGACGAAGACAAAGACGCAGAACGTATCGAAGTGGTATCCGGTTTCGGGAACGGGGCTCGAGAAGCAGTGGTCCGATTCGAGTCTGTGGAACGGTGAGCGAACCGGAAGCACCCGTGAGGTAAAGGTCGAACCGGCCGAGTACCGCACGCAGCACAAGTACCAATACGAAAACGAAATCGAGAAGACGAAGACGATAACGGTCTGGCGCACCGGGACTCGGTCGGTGACGAAATCCGGGACGCGAACGGTAGAGCGGTGTAGTCTCAAATTCGGCTGCCGAGAGGTCACCGAGAGGTACACTTACACGACAGAAGAGACCTACACGTACCGGACGAGAAAGACTCACACCTACACGATCACGAAGACCGAAAGCTACTGGGCGACTTCGAGATTCGACCCGGATCACACCTTCACCGGGAAAACACGCCGAACGAAGCTTTCGGACGCGGTCTACGAAACTCAGATCGAAGTCAAATACAGAACTCAGACGACCGAAACCGAGACCCACTACGAAGTAGCCCGTGACGTGAAGGTCCGAGAACCAGTCTACGAGTGGCAAGCGAAAACATCGACGATGGACCTCATGCTCGCGAGGAAGCAGGTTTCCGGCAGACCCGATTGGCGGATGACCGAAGAACGAACGACTACGTGGCTCCTCACTCGACAAGACGGAGCGACGACGCTGTGGACGCCGATTTACGAAACGAGAAGTGATGTCGTCAAGACGAAAGCAGTAGTCAGTGGGACAGTCGTCACTCGGTCTTACGACTCCGAATCGGGCAAGTTCGTTGAAGAAGAACGACCTTCCTCGAACGAGGTCGTATTCGAAGGTGTGAAAAGTAAAAATTACATAATAGATAGCATAACCAACGATGAGGAAACGGTCGACTGGTGTCTGGTAAAAGTCGCCTGCTCGTCATCCGGAGGGAGCAACCGAACATGAGATACGAATATGCCACCGTCGCTTTCGGCGTACTCCTCGTAGTCTGCACGCCGATTTCCGTAGGATTAGCCTCGCCAGAAGCGATAGGGGCCGGAAACGAGAATCGAGAAGTCAAATCCGCATCAAACACTGAGTACACAGTTTCGTTCGACGACGAAGATTCGATGGTTAAAGTCGTGACGGAAAATCCAACTAATGAACAGATTCGACTCGCCGGGTATGTCGTTACAGTTGACGGGAAACAAGTTCACGAAGCGGAATTAAATCTCTCCGAAGACGAGGAGCGGATACAAAATATCAACCTCACTAAAGGTATAAACGTCAATCGAGATAATCACACCGTTGTATTCTCGACATACGGAGCACACACCCAATTCAATTTCACGCGAAAAATCGACTCCGCAGACCCCGGACCGATTCCGACCCCGTACATCGCCGACGTAGAAGTCACAGAAGGAACAATCGAAGGCAAATCGTCCACGGTCGCCAACGTGACGCTCGTGAATCCATCGGAGCAGATCTACAGCACGAAACTCATGGTTCACACAGTCGGGACCGAGGGCAGTCTCTATCCCGCCTCGGTTCGTCCGGGGGATACCCGGACGATTACCGTCGAGTTGCTCGACGACCGAGGAGCGAAGGTCGCAGGCGAGGCGCGACTCTACACGGACAACCTGACCGATGCGGACAGCGGCATCGACCAAGTAGAGTTCGCTGGACAAGTCGGAACCGAGACGAGCGTCTGGAACGCGTCGTACGAACCCGTGCGACCGACGTGGATGCAGAACAACTACGAGTACCACAACGACAGCTACGCTCCCGGTCCCGCGACGAAGCTCAGCCGCGGGTACGAACTCGCCGGAATCCCAGTCATATATGTTCTCGTCGGCGTTGTGTTGGGACTGTTCGCGTTCCGGAAGTTCCGCTGAAGAGCCCTACGACTCTTTCGTGCGGATAATTTCGCGCATGTTCAGATAGATGTCCCGCGGTGTCGTCTCCTCGTCGGGGTCGTAGAGGTCGCTGACCCGGTAGAGGAGCGCGGCGACCATCCTGCTCTCGGAACTCTCGGCGCGGATGTCGTCGGCGATCTCCCGGAGCGTTTCGACGCGCTCCACGTCGCTCGTCGCTTCGTCGTCGGACATGGGTCAGCGTTGTTGGCGTCGTTTGATAACTCCGACGTTGTTGGCCACGTTCTCGGTCAGGACGCGGAAGGCGTCGCCCGTGTCGTCGTCCTCGTCCAACACGATGGGTTTGCCTTCGTCGCCGCCGGTCCGGACCGACGGGTCGATGGGGATGGAACCGAGGAACGGCATGTCGTTCTCCTCGGCGAACGCCGCGCCGCCGCCGCGGCCGAAGATGTCGTGTTCACCGCCACAGTCGGGGCACTTGAACGTGGACATGTTCTCCGCGATACCGAGGACCGACGTGTCGTGCTTACCGAACATGCGCAGGCCCTTGCGGGCGTCGTCGATGGCGACTTCTTGGGGCGTCGTCACGATGACCGCGCCCGTGACGGGGACGCTCTGGAGGAGCGTCAGTTGCGCGTCGCCGGTGCCCGGCGGGAGGTCCACGACCATGTAGTCGAGGTGGCCCCACTCTACGTCCTCCCAGAGTTGGGTGAGGACCTTGTGAACCATCGGACCGCGCCAGATGACGGGGTCGTCTTCGCCGACGAGGAAGGCCATGCTCATGAGTTTCACGCCGAACTGCTCGGGCGGAATCATGGTCTCTTCCTCGGTGGCCTTGGGCACCTCCTTGGCATCTACCATCCGGGGAACGTTCGGGCCGTAGATGTCCGCGTCGAAGAGACCGACGCGGGCACCCAGTTGGGAGAGACCGGCCGCGATGTTGACCGCGACCGTCGATTTGCCGACGCCGCCCTTGCCCGAGGCGACCGCGATGATGTTCTCGACGTTCGGGAGGACCTGCTCGTCGGTGGAGATATCGTCGTCCACGCGGGCCGAGAGGTCGGCGTCGAGACCGTGGTCGCTCAGGACCTCTCGGACCCGGTTTGCGATTTGAGTCTCGTGGGGCGAGTACGGCGCGCCCAGCGCCAGCGAGATGGTTGCGGTGTCTCCTTCGACCGAGAGGTCGTTGACGAGACCGAGCGAGACGATGTCGTCGCCGAGGTCCGGATCTTCGACCTCCCGGAGCAAGTCGCGTACCTCTGATGCGTCCATAGCCGGGGGTACGGTCCGAAGCGTCGATAAGCCTTGTCAACTTTCGAGTCGGACGCGACGCGATTGGTCGAGGGTCGAAACTGTCTCTGGCCCACCGAATACTTAATCCTCAGTGGGTCGTTTCGCGGTGTATGTCAGACCGCGAGACTGCTCCGGTCGGTGTCGGCGAGCGGTATTCGGTCGAAATCGAGGACCTCGGGAGCGAGGGCGACGGCGTGGCTCGCATCGAATCGTTCGTGGTGTTCGTCCCCGGCGCGGACCTCGGGGAACGGGTGGACATCCGAATCGAGGAGGTCGGCGGGAGCCACGCCGTCGCGTCGGTAGTCGACGAGTCGGAGTCCGCGGACGACGAACGAGCGTCTAGCGAGGAACCGTAGCCGGGAGAGAGACCCCGACGGAGGAAAATAGTAACCGAATTTGGTTACGAGACGCGGGGTTTCGACAGCGATTTTAAGGACCCGCACGCGAAAGGTCCGAACTATGTTGGAGGACGATTTCGGGCGCGAGGTCTCCGGGGTGCGGGTCTCGCTCACCGACCGGTGTAACTTCGACTGCGTCTACTGTCACAACGAGGGGCTGGGCGACACACGCGGGCCGATGGACCCGCAAGACGACGAGATGAGCGCAGACGAGGTAGTCCGGTTTCTGGAGGTCGCTCGCGAGTTCGGCGTCGAGAAGGTGAAGTTCACCGGAGGAGAACCGATGCTCCGCCAAGACCTCGAAGAGATAATTCGGCGGACGCCCGACGGGATGGAA is a genomic window of Halorussus salinus containing:
- a CDS encoding thiamine pyrophosphate-dependent enzyme encodes the protein MSAFNAIGEEREIDRDEFTPEIEPQATWCPGCGDFGVLKALKQAMPEVGRTPEETLLVTGIGCSGKLSSYFQSYGFHSIHGRSLPVARAAKMANPDLEVIAAGGDGDGYGIGGNHFMHTARENHDMTYIVFDNEIFGLTKGQTSPTSPKGHKSKTQPHGSAKQPIRPLSLALTSGASYVARTAAVNPNQAKEILTEAMEHDGFAHVDFLTQCPTWNKDAKQYVPYIDVQDSDDYDFDITDRGEASEMMQEAEDALYEGEVLTGRFYHDEDRPSYQQEKQATGDMPEEPLAERYFDDDYEWERSYDLLDRHK
- a CDS encoding TRAM domain-containing protein, whose amino-acid sequence is MSDRETAPVGVGERYSVEIEDLGSEGDGVARIESFVVFVPGADLGERVDIRIEEVGGSHAVASVVDESESADDERASSEEP
- a CDS encoding 2-oxoacid:acceptor oxidoreductase subunit alpha — protein: MTDDELIWRIAGGSGDGIDSTSQNFAKALMRSGLNVFTHRHYPSRIRGGHTYVEIRAKDEPVKSRGDNYNFLLALGDSFARNPQDEAYYGNEEIKPLSENLDELREGGVIVYDSGLLDASEIENFDERVEENDWHVYDLDLRGLAKEHGREVMRNTAGVGATAALLDMDLEHIEGLMSDAMSGDVLEANLEILEEAYESVNEDYEHTHDIRVPTGTQDEEQVLVSGSHGIAYGSLDEGCRFISGYPMTPWTDVFTIMTQHLPDMGGISEQVEDEIAAASLAIGASHAGAKAMSGSSGGGFALMSEPLGLAEITETPIVLVEAMRAGPSTGMPTKPEQGDLEHVLYTSQGDSNRVVFAPGDPAECYEQTRKAFEIAYEYQIPAIVLYDQKLSGGHQTVPEEVFDEEPNPDIGSVVTEQDLEDAVQEAGRFKRYMYDDEEGSGLGGVSRRSIPGQKGGNFLASGNEHNEVGHISEDADNRTIQMNRRMGKLDAIRDELAENADHQPVYGPEDAEYGILSFGSTKGVIEEAVDRLNDDGHSVKAMNVSDIMPFPKDEVTQFLEDVDESLVVEMNASAQFRRHVQGQLGRFGEKLYSLLKYDGNPFEPEEVVSGFESRLGGDADLSQYNVRIESATGD
- a CDS encoding Mrp/NBP35 family ATP-binding protein, whose amino-acid sequence is MDASEVRDLLREVEDPDLGDDIVSLGLVNDLSVEGDTATISLALGAPYSPHETQIANRVREVLSDHGLDADLSARVDDDISTDEQVLPNVENIIAVASGKGGVGKSTVAVNIAAGLSQLGARVGLFDADIYGPNVPRMVDAKEVPKATEEETMIPPEQFGVKLMSMAFLVGEDDPVIWRGPMVHKVLTQLWEDVEWGHLDYMVVDLPPGTGDAQLTLLQSVPVTGAVIVTTPQEVAIDDARKGLRMFGKHDTSVLGIAENMSTFKCPDCGGEHDIFGRGGGAAFAEENDMPFLGSIPIDPSVRTGGDEGKPIVLDEDDDTGDAFRVLTENVANNVGVIKRRQQR
- a CDS encoding PKD domain-containing protein — protein: MSKPTLVAVAVLLVVTTTAAGTLGADAVSVTESTPSNEAPLADAGLDQDVRRGATVLLDATGSRDPDGRIERYDWSIRTPSGDAITPDCADCARTRFTPTETGRYRVTVTVTDDDGATRSDTLYVNVSPGAAPTVSVSGPTSSTTDSSATYTATLSAGAAALDYVVWRVAGNRIANHSLSPGQTTDTVSKYFPTDGEREVTATVYDADDLTATSSLPVSVQSESPSERPAEPPSSNTKTAARNSPHIVGDELLTGSRPFRGRYDVRLDAPNGAVSSVEWRSSTGRIGKGHSLNRSWEPGEHELYAVVTYDDGSTNVATFAGGTTTVTVDSEPSVSFESLDRYGSISGTVEGIDEYDNLNGLRVEVDGETVAVARDDLRSGYRRGFGRQRTLKFSHTEFTPGEKYTVSAIATDKRGQTARVSREIVPVEKPEIVRSEFVNGPVDSYHERIDPKRYTAHHVLVVNLNGVDSKRLEINLRPEDRRLKRINTNDYNWIQKKNGDRLIVHSFWAGEIPRMYDILIDLNIQASSGEEFTGTKTSSSFAATPSKPELRLNVMNDGTEKYITREHGILVNASRSFDPDGTDLKYIWKYGAEPTKPDNTTAKFRSYERAASIVEDGYDLQSKRNFDFLDYFTPDISETRVLTEKPYADKETVRIRVATEPYHFSKQTYYADFSLGIAVSNPEANVVEWKSVEAEQSGHSDATEDPYRYVGIIEIPTEALTSAARSPTVAVYNEENTRKRSETNLPTIATSESSKYWTDVTVRNLSYLVEKSRTRRVTVDTEERRNTYLKEGYEIEQTNEETNYVLEERSKIADAEYETKTQRFDSQRLRRVFLSHSNEWYASGRYQTTKTKTQNVSKWYPVSGTGLEKQWSDSSLWNGERTGSTREVKVEPAEYRTQHKYQYENEIEKTKTITVWRTGTRSVTKSGTRTVERCSLKFGCREVTERYTYTTEETYTYRTRKTHTYTITKTESYWATSRFDPDHTFTGKTRRTKLSDAVYETQIEVKYRTQTTETETHYEVARDVKVREPVYEWQAKTSTMDLMLARKQVSGRPDWRMTEERTTTWLLTRQDGATTLWTPIYETRSDVVKTKAVVSGTVVTRSYDSESGKFVEEERPSSNEVVFEGVKSKNYIIDSITNDEETVDWCLVKVACSSSGGSNRT